Proteins encoded by one window of Manihot esculenta cultivar AM560-2 chromosome 10, M.esculenta_v8, whole genome shotgun sequence:
- the LOC110624502 gene encoding cyclin-D1-1 isoform X2 produces MSRTHHSHSLDDSASAVNSLYCDEDAGEVVQFDSDSRISDNGLRSFYLSAYFPPSDENTVDELLDSELHFMPSSDYLHRCRDRSVDATARQDSINWILKVHAYYHFRPLTVLLSVNYFDRFLSSHSLPANGWPFQLLSVACLSLAAKMEEIHVPLLLDLQILEPGFVFGPKTVQRMELHVMANLNWRLRSVTPFDYLDHFISKLPSCSSIKPDNLNRVFTASSDLILSTIRVIDFLAFKPSTIAAAAVLCAGGDSFEISAANGQLFNERISKEMVRSCHQLMQEYLIDTCPLARLKQSTAELPAAPPSPVGVLDAAACRSCDTRSENPSSIGQAEVEPVAKRPRSSATDVQRQ; encoded by the exons ATGTCTCGCACTCATCATTCTCACTCACTCGATGATTCCGCCTCTGCTGTTAACAGCTTGTACTGCGACGAGGACGCCGGTGAGGTTGTCCAATTCGACTCTGACTCCCGGATCTCTGATAATGGCCTTCGATCATTTTATTTGTCTGCTTATTTTCCACCGTCCGATGAAAATACTGTCGACGAACTCTTGGATTCTGAGCTTCACTTCATGCCTTCATCTGATTATCTCCATCGTTGCCGTGACCGGAGCGTTGACGCCACCGCTCGGCAGGACTCTATCAACTGGATCCTTAAG GTGCATGCATATTATCACTTCAGGCCACTAACGGTGTTGCTCTCCGTCAACTACTTCGACCGCTTTCTTTCTTCTCATTCTCTTCCG GCAAATGGATGGCCGTTTCAGCTTCTTTCAGTGGCGTGCTTGTCTTTAGCGGCCAAAATGGAGGAGATCCACGTGCCACTATTGTTGGACCTCCAAATACTTGAACCCGGATTCGTTTTTGGACCCAAAACTGTCCAAAGAATGGAGCTACACGTCATGGCCAATCTCAATTGGAGGCTACGCTCTGTTACTCCTTTTGACTATCTCGATCATTTCATCTCCAAACTACCCTCTTGTTCCTCTATAAAACCCGATAACTTGAATCGGGTCTTTACGGCTTCGTCGGATCTCATTCTGAGCACCATCCGTG TGATTGATTTCTTGGCTTTCAAGCCGTCGACAATAGCTGCGGCGGCTGTGCTATGCGCCGGCGGCGATAGTTTTGAAATATCGGCGGCCAACGGGCAGTTATTTAATGAGAGAATAAGTAAA gaAATGGTGAGAAGTTGTCATCAACTAATGCAGGAGTACCTGATAGACACGTGTCCATTGGCTCGGCTAAAGCAGTCAACAGCTGAGCTGCCAGCAGCACCGCCGAGCCCAGTCGGCGTGCTCGACGCTGCTGCTTGCAGGAGTTGTGACACGCGGTCGGAGAACCCCAGCTCCATCGGCCAAGCGGAAGTTGAGCCGGTGGCCAAGCGGCCTCGATCCTCTGCCACGGATGTACAGCGACAGTAG
- the LOC110624502 gene encoding cyclin-D1-1 isoform X3 has protein sequence MSRTHHSHSLDDSASAVNSLYCDEDAGEVVQFDSDSRISDNGLRSFYLSAYFPPSDENTVDELLDSELHFMPSSDYLHRCRDRSVDATARQDSINWILKVHAYYHFRPLTVLLSVNYFDRFLSSHSLPHFPSQQANGWPFQLLSVACLSLAAKMEEIHVPLLLDLQILEPGFVFGPKTVQRMELHVMANLNWRLRSVTPFDYLDHFISKLPSCSSIKPDNLNRVFTASSDLILSTIRVIDFLAFKPSTIAAAAVLCAGGDSFEISAANGQLFNERISKEYLIDTCPLARLKQSTAELPAAPPSPVGVLDAAACRSCDTRSENPSSIGQAEVEPVAKRPRSSATDVQRQ, from the exons ATGTCTCGCACTCATCATTCTCACTCACTCGATGATTCCGCCTCTGCTGTTAACAGCTTGTACTGCGACGAGGACGCCGGTGAGGTTGTCCAATTCGACTCTGACTCCCGGATCTCTGATAATGGCCTTCGATCATTTTATTTGTCTGCTTATTTTCCACCGTCCGATGAAAATACTGTCGACGAACTCTTGGATTCTGAGCTTCACTTCATGCCTTCATCTGATTATCTCCATCGTTGCCGTGACCGGAGCGTTGACGCCACCGCTCGGCAGGACTCTATCAACTGGATCCTTAAG GTGCATGCATATTATCACTTCAGGCCACTAACGGTGTTGCTCTCCGTCAACTACTTCGACCGCTTTCTTTCTTCTCATTCTCTTCCG CATTTTCCATCACAACAGGCAAATGGATGGCCGTTTCAGCTTCTTTCAGTGGCGTGCTTGTCTTTAGCGGCCAAAATGGAGGAGATCCACGTGCCACTATTGTTGGACCTCCAAATACTTGAACCCGGATTCGTTTTTGGACCCAAAACTGTCCAAAGAATGGAGCTACACGTCATGGCCAATCTCAATTGGAGGCTACGCTCTGTTACTCCTTTTGACTATCTCGATCATTTCATCTCCAAACTACCCTCTTGTTCCTCTATAAAACCCGATAACTTGAATCGGGTCTTTACGGCTTCGTCGGATCTCATTCTGAGCACCATCCGTG TGATTGATTTCTTGGCTTTCAAGCCGTCGACAATAGCTGCGGCGGCTGTGCTATGCGCCGGCGGCGATAGTTTTGAAATATCGGCGGCCAACGGGCAGTTATTTAATGAGAGAATAAGTAAA GAGTACCTGATAGACACGTGTCCATTGGCTCGGCTAAAGCAGTCAACAGCTGAGCTGCCAGCAGCACCGCCGAGCCCAGTCGGCGTGCTCGACGCTGCTGCTTGCAGGAGTTGTGACACGCGGTCGGAGAACCCCAGCTCCATCGGCCAAGCGGAAGTTGAGCCGGTGGCCAAGCGGCCTCGATCCTCTGCCACGGATGTACAGCGACAGTAG
- the LOC110624502 gene encoding cyclin-D1-1 isoform X1 produces MSRTHHSHSLDDSASAVNSLYCDEDAGEVVQFDSDSRISDNGLRSFYLSAYFPPSDENTVDELLDSELHFMPSSDYLHRCRDRSVDATARQDSINWILKVHAYYHFRPLTVLLSVNYFDRFLSSHSLPHFPSQQANGWPFQLLSVACLSLAAKMEEIHVPLLLDLQILEPGFVFGPKTVQRMELHVMANLNWRLRSVTPFDYLDHFISKLPSCSSIKPDNLNRVFTASSDLILSTIRVIDFLAFKPSTIAAAAVLCAGGDSFEISAANGQLFNERISKEMVRSCHQLMQEYLIDTCPLARLKQSTAELPAAPPSPVGVLDAAACRSCDTRSENPSSIGQAEVEPVAKRPRSSATDVQRQ; encoded by the exons ATGTCTCGCACTCATCATTCTCACTCACTCGATGATTCCGCCTCTGCTGTTAACAGCTTGTACTGCGACGAGGACGCCGGTGAGGTTGTCCAATTCGACTCTGACTCCCGGATCTCTGATAATGGCCTTCGATCATTTTATTTGTCTGCTTATTTTCCACCGTCCGATGAAAATACTGTCGACGAACTCTTGGATTCTGAGCTTCACTTCATGCCTTCATCTGATTATCTCCATCGTTGCCGTGACCGGAGCGTTGACGCCACCGCTCGGCAGGACTCTATCAACTGGATCCTTAAG GTGCATGCATATTATCACTTCAGGCCACTAACGGTGTTGCTCTCCGTCAACTACTTCGACCGCTTTCTTTCTTCTCATTCTCTTCCG CATTTTCCATCACAACAGGCAAATGGATGGCCGTTTCAGCTTCTTTCAGTGGCGTGCTTGTCTTTAGCGGCCAAAATGGAGGAGATCCACGTGCCACTATTGTTGGACCTCCAAATACTTGAACCCGGATTCGTTTTTGGACCCAAAACTGTCCAAAGAATGGAGCTACACGTCATGGCCAATCTCAATTGGAGGCTACGCTCTGTTACTCCTTTTGACTATCTCGATCATTTCATCTCCAAACTACCCTCTTGTTCCTCTATAAAACCCGATAACTTGAATCGGGTCTTTACGGCTTCGTCGGATCTCATTCTGAGCACCATCCGTG TGATTGATTTCTTGGCTTTCAAGCCGTCGACAATAGCTGCGGCGGCTGTGCTATGCGCCGGCGGCGATAGTTTTGAAATATCGGCGGCCAACGGGCAGTTATTTAATGAGAGAATAAGTAAA gaAATGGTGAGAAGTTGTCATCAACTAATGCAGGAGTACCTGATAGACACGTGTCCATTGGCTCGGCTAAAGCAGTCAACAGCTGAGCTGCCAGCAGCACCGCCGAGCCCAGTCGGCGTGCTCGACGCTGCTGCTTGCAGGAGTTGTGACACGCGGTCGGAGAACCCCAGCTCCATCGGCCAAGCGGAAGTTGAGCCGGTGGCCAAGCGGCCTCGATCCTCTGCCACGGATGTACAGCGACAGTAG